TTTCGTTTGGGGAAAGCATGGTcgtgaggaaaataaaaacgcCCCCAACATCCAGCATGCTGTGTACAGCCAAGGGTGTGAACATGTAAAGTATTTAATGTGACAGAGCGCCCTGCTATTTATATTTAGTAATGTCCCAGTCTCTCCTTTCTGCCCAGTTGGAAATACTGGACAATACTCTTCATAGACTCCATTGCACTAGACCAAGCTACTAGGTTCCTACTGGTTTCCTCCAGCTGAGGTAGCTTTACCTCCAGCCTGCCTGCTTTGGTGGAGGGGGAGAACAGCTTCTAAGTTCCTCCAGAGAACACTGTGAGAGCACAATGAGATGTATCCTTGATTGATTATGTCGCTAGTAGTTGTATGCTTAACAAAGTGTTGCTGCTGTAATATTCCACATGGCATACATGGCTAACTCTTTCACACCATAATCAGTGTTGTGCTTTGCCATATTAATCTGCCTCACACCTACACAGAGCATTGCACTAGTCGTGACGATACTGGTGGGCCTgatacaaagaaaatgaaacaagatGAAGATGGAGGAATTAGGGATGGAGAAATAGCCCCCAAACGTGCTAATATGATTGCAGGAGTGGGTGAATATCTGAAGCGTGTGTGCTAGTAGGTGACTGGATGAGGAAGATATACAGGCCTGGGCTCTAagatgtgcacacacacaaatgggTAAATTGGATATGCTTTGGTTCCTACAGCCCTCCTGCTAggttattttcttcctggcccATCTTGAAGACAGGGCACCTAGCACAAGAAGGGTGGACTGTAcctaaagaaaaacagtaaggaCTTCAGTAAAGAACATAGCAGAACTTCATTACTCTTGACACTTGTCCCGCTCCCCCAAAAGCAGACGTAAGTGCTTCTGGTTTTACAAGGTATgtctctttctcctccatccATGCTGGAAAGTTTGGAAGTAAGAGAGTTGTTATTGCAGCCCGATGAGAGAAAAAGTACCCCTTGACAGCCTGGCAGAATTGGGTAGGGTTATGCTGCAGAATTTATTTCTCCCTTCCCAGATTCCACGTGTAAGAACAAGCATCTGGCATGAAGATGTCAGTACTCTTCCTCATCAGACAAGAAGGTAATCTACACCACTGTGGAAAGGTGCATGGGCCTGAAGCTTAGTGTAAGCAGAGATGAAAGGACGGTGTGAATGTGTTGGGGAAAATGCCATAATTCTCTTGTTACTGTTTTTGCTTGGTTGTTCTTTTGCCAGGGCAGGTGAATAAAACTTACAGGTGACATTACTGCATAAAACCTTGTTTTGCTGCCTCCACTTGTTGCTGATGACGAAGCGGAGCTTTGGCTTAGGAGAGCGCAGTAGAAGTCCATAACCCCAAGAATCATGCTATTCACACAAGTTATTATATTTCAGACCTTTTGTGGATCTGTTACATCCATCTCAAAGTGGGCTCAAATTTTAATTATGCCATGTAAGAACTAATCCAACTTTAATTGTAAGGTCTCCAAATTACAATCTTTGATTAAAGCTATGGCAcagctggttaaaaaaaaaaaaagagagagagagtttgAAAACACAAATCCTTGTGGCCACAACTTTGGAAACCACATTCTGCCCCTGGATGCATGGGGAGTTGCTCGTTGCTTCTTAAAAGTCAGTCACTTCCCGTGGCTGCTGGTTGTGGCTTAAAGACCCAAAGTCTCCTGAAGTATAAATGCACGACCAAAACCGCGCACTAGATGGCAGGAAGggataaagaaaaatacttcgGTTATGGGCTACGTTTCAAATAATCTCAAGAGCCGAATAGTTTTAGTGCCAGTGAATTATTCCTACaggccaaaaccagcacaataGCCCCTGAAGTGAAGATGACAGCACTGAAAGCATAGAAGTGCTTAATGAATGAAGTGAAAATAACACCAGGACACAAACCGAAGACTGTGCATGAACACAGGCAATGTGAGCAACAAAGTCGCCATCGGCTGCCTTGTTTAGAGAACAGTGTTCACGGGCTATGCACACAGTAGGGAATGTTGAAATctgagtattttttcttctctggatgGTTTTCATCCTTGAGGTGTTTTTCGTTCTTTACATCTGCTTAAAAGGAATTTGTACCCTGGCACACGATGAGGTTCTAAAAGCTACCATAATTTCACAGCAACAGACTGACCACGCTCTGTTTGCATGCACGCCTTCAGCTGCACGCCTGCCCATCGGCTCTAAGCCTGAAGCTCCCCATGCTGTGTgagatgctgctgcagcctgtTCTAGGGACACACATGCTAGACGCAAGGGAAGTTCAGTAAAAAAGGACCCTCTTCATGCAGATTTGCAACCAGACCCTTTTTCCCCATGCACAGAGGAGGGTATATGTTCTCATTCCGTCAAGCCCAGGAGAAGAGCAAGTTTGCTTACACACCTGTCCAAAAGCCTGTCTGTTGCCACACAAGCCAATACTGATGAAGACAAGTTGGGTGACATTCTTCTGTTGAAAGTTGAAGCCTGAGAGCTTCCACTGGCATGTCCCACCAGAAGCCGCCCATGTGAATGGCTGTCATATGCCACTCCCCACAGCACAAAAACCTACAGGAAAGTATATGCCAAGGTTGGTGCCTCCTGAACCATCCAGTAGTGACACAACAACAGTGGGGACAGAAGCATGGAGTATATCAATTCTGTGGTGAGATTTCCATTGGCAAACTTTGCTGATGGGCAGGGAGCGATTTTAGTGAACCGCTCAGTACTTTACTCTCACTCTGCTCAAAACCCAGCTGAGTTCTGTCTGTCCAGAGCCCAGGCAGAGCATTCATTTGCTCTCCACAGAGGAGAGAGATGATACCAAGAGAAAGAAATCCACCTTCCCCATTCTGTTTCATGCTTCTTATCATGTCCTCCATGCCAGTGCAGAAGGCCCATTCAGTAGGAAATACCTGCTGGTGTTAAAGTTAGGGTTGCATTTGACACATGTACCAAGGGGTGCTAGGAAGTAGTGGGAGGAAGGTaggtttctgggttttttttatttttccaaagaatCTGGATGTTCAAACTGGGGGGAAATTTTGCTAAGGGCCTGAACATTCAGACTGAAGTCTCACCAGGGTATTTCCCAAAGGCTGTGTAATTCATCACAACCTTCAGTGTGCTGGCTGAGGAACAGCAAAATGAGCCTGGTAGAGGGAATGAGGAATACAGTGAACATAGAGGGAAAATTGCTGTGCTGCTAAAGAAtaatagattcatagaatgtcctgagttggaagggacccacaaagaCTCCTATTCATGCAtggaacaaccccaacattcacaccatgtgtctgagagTGCTGTCCAAGTGCTTCTGGAACATCGTAAGGCTTGGTGCCATTACTGCTTCCCTgcagagctgttccagtgctccaccaccctctgggcgaagaaccttttcctagtatccagcctaaacctggCACATCTTCTTGCCATTCCCTTAGGTCCTACCACTGGTGACcaaagagaagagatcagtgcctactcctcctcctccccttgtgaggaagctgtagactgtgacgaggtctcccctcagtccccTCTCCTCTCGGATGAACAAACCAAGTGACTTTAGGTgctcctcatacagcttcccctctaaacacTTTACCAAcattgtggcctcctctggacactctccagtagctttctATACTTTTTATACTCTGAAATccaaaactgcacccagtgctcaaggtggggccgcatcagtgtggagcagagcaggacaatcacctccctcaaccagCTGGCAAAgctgtgctggatgcaccccaggacacagttggccttcttgCCGTGCTTCTGAAGAGTCAAAGTGAtaacaaaaatgccagcaaataaactctaagactcattttggagttttacaAAGCAAGCACCCTTTATCAGGGCTAGGCAACACAAGGCAGCGATCTCCATCATTCGTTTGCAGCCAGACGGGAGCTGGGACAGAACAGATTTCCCACTGACAGGCACGTGGATaaactttcccagaaatcttatgcatattctattactttccaaggactcattttaatgttattatgaacttcacatcagccaaatctcttgctaatttggagctttggagccagttCTGCCTGACCTTGCTTTTGAGCTAGGGAAAGGCTGCGAGCAGGGACTGCAGAGGGAGAGAcacctgttcagcacagatcacaccaAGCATAAAAATAACAGTGGCTGGAAATCActatttcaaaaaaaaccaccatgcTATAAGAAAAACATGCTATAAGAAACATGCTATTAAAAGtgctattaaaaatactgtaagaaaacccactttatatttaaaaaaaacatgctatcagagggacattctgtctcaCTTTTgagaaattatagaatcataggacagtttgggttggaagggaccttaaagatcatccagctccaacccctctgctgtgggcagggacacctcccactagatcaggctgttcaaaacctcatccaacgtggccttgaacacctccagggatggggcagccacagcttccctgggcaacctgtgccagagcctcggcactctcattgtgaagttcctccttgtgtctagtctaaatctgcccctctccagtttatacccattgcccccagtcctgtcaccacaagcctttgtaaacagtccctccccagctttcctgtaaccccttcaggtactggaaagtcgctataaggtctccttggagccttctcttctccaggctgaacaacccaaactctctcagcctgtcctcgtacgggaggtgctccagccctgggatcatccttgtaaccctcctctggacccgttccaacagctccatatccttcttatgttgaggattccagaactggacacaatcctccaggtgaggtctcacaagagaggagtagaggggcagaatcccctccctcgccctgctggccacgcttctttggatgcagcccaggatggcTTTGTAAATACAGATATTCGGATAAAGCGAACCCCACTTTAGCTGAACCCCAAGTGTCACGGCAcgtccccctccccaccctctccctgccccgAGACCcgcccctctccccctccctccgcATCCCCCTCTCCCGCCCCGCCTGTGCGGGCGGAGCGAAGCCGAGCTCAGCCGCGGCGCCATGATGTGCGGGGGACCCTCGGCTGCCCGGGCCGCCACCCAGGAGACGCAGCAGATAGCGGAGGAGGTGAGGGAAGGGCCCCCCGGCATCTGCGGTGGCTGCGCCCGCAGGGACCCCGggctggggagatgggggggggcgGAGCGAACGCAGCGGCCGAGATCGGGCTGGGGAAAAAACCTCCTTAACACCGTCTGGGGGGTCTTAAGAAGCAAGCGTTCTCTTTATTCGGCACCGCGAGGTCGGTCTTTCTACCGGGGACTACAAGTAGCGGGGTTTTATGCGGTGAATTTGCACGTACGCGTTGTATTTCTCCTCAGAGCCGCGCTTATTAGTCGCGTTTCGCAGTGCTTATTATAATAGGTGCCCGCCCCCTCGCGCATGcccgataggaatggttggacgggATGCTCcgggaggtcttttccaacctggcgattctctgcttctgcaaagCAACCCCCTCCCCTGTTCCTTTGGCATCTGCCTCCCCCTTTGAAGCCTCCACGTCAGGTTCAAAATAAGGGTTATCTTGATCTCCCGTCTTCTTTTGGCTCCTGAAGGGCTGGCCCGGCGTCTGTCTTCTGCGGCCTTCCTTGTCTCGTTCCTTAAATATCACAGAAGGATgatagaagggatctgggggttctggttgaacAAGTTGAGCTTGAGCCAGCAgcgccctggcagccaagagagccaaccgtgtcctggggtgcatcaagcactgCATTGCCAGTGGGTCAAGGGAGGGGGTTGTCCCGCTCTACTCTGTACTGGTGTGGCCCCTTCTCAGGTCCTGGGTTTCCCActataaaaaggatatcaagctactggacagtgtccagaggaggccacagagttGATGAAGGGTTTGGAGAGGAAGCGGCTGAAGTCAcctggtctgttcagcctggagaagagaagattgaggggagacctcatcacagtttGCTGCTTCCTCATGAGGGGAAgcggaggaggagcaggcactgatctcttctctctggtgaccaatgataggagcCGAGATGTGtgaggagaggtttaggttggacatcaggaaaagtctcttcactgagagggtggaggagcactggaacagctccccagagaagcagtcATAGTCCCAaccctgacaatattccagaagctttTAGACAACAGCCTCAGAGATATGGTGTGAATGTTTGGGTTCTCCTATGCAGGCACAGGAGTTAGACTTGGTGAtgcttgtgggtcccttccaactcaggtcattctatgaACATCCAGTACAGGGTGGGTCTGCATGGCTGGAAAGCAGGTCTGCAGAGAACAACTTGGGAGTGGTCCTGTAGGACACCTTGCAGCAAAGGTAGCCAGTGGTATCCATTCTACATTTCTGTGCACTGACGGCAGGGCTGCCCTTCCTCCCtctttggaagaaaagcaggaagcCTGACAAACTGTGGAGATGTACTCAGCAGTCACTGGCTCTCCAGAACCCTCTCTGTGCCTGCTTGGCTTGGCACAGTTTGATTGAGTGGAGCAGGTTGAGGGTTTTAAGTGGATGTTTTTGAGGGACTTCGGGAGGAGCCGTTGGCAGCATTGACTGCTGAGAGGGAGCCAGGGTTCCTGTCTGTGCAGGTGATGTGCTACCTGTCTGTGCAGGTGATGTGCTACCTGCCTGCTTCAGTACAGAGCCACCCCACAACCCCTGTGCCTCACGTTTTCTTGAACTTGAGGAAGGAGCTCAGATGGTTCTTGCAAAGTGAATCTTATaactaagacttttttttttttttgctggggaAATAAGCAAGcacatttctctgctgtttctgctgttcCCTGACACAGAATTCAACTCTAACCACTGCCAGCTCCAAATCCTGACACTACTTCCTTAAATTAACGTCCATGTCAATGAAGCACAGACTTTTGTTCTAAAAATGCCAATGTACAACTACATTCTCTCAAAGCACGTGGTCTTGTTCAGGCATGGGAGCTCAagttccttctgctttttggttttagcAGCTAGAGTATGTCAAGCCagtgaaaaaaagatgaaggacAAGCTCCAGCTTCTTCTGCTCTTTGTCACTGTCTGGATTTGttccccaggctgcagcagtTTCTAAACACATACAGAGCACCCAAAAGCACAGCAGTCATTGAAATGACCGTTTAGCTTGTAGAACCTGATGAGTCATCATCATGTGCATCACCTAACCTCCAACCTGAGTTTGCAGTAATGAGAATTGTAGAGAGAGTCTCAGGGATTCTTTTGACCTGAGAAGGTCTGTGTGTCGTGTTAAAGATAATGCAAATATGCAATTAACATTGCAGATGGACTGAAAACTAGTTTTGAAATCCTGGCTGTCTGTTCTGTGGTAGAATACAGTGGTCTGGTAAACCAAAAATAAGATGAAGAGCATGAAAAATGAAACCCAGTTGGATTCAGAAGTGAACAGAATTAACCAAAACTTtggcattttcatttaagtcacataaatatttcagagttTGTCCAGCTTGTTTTGAATGCCAGTTTAAGTTGCATTATTTACTGAAATACAAGCAGGAAAACCtcaaactgaatatttttgcCCATGTAGTCATATCCTCATTTGGATACAGACTGTGAAGGAAACATTAGTTTTGTTAAATCAAGATAGAACTTCTcaaattgttttgtttgcttaaaaTCAAGTCTTTGTGGAGATTTGTTAGAGCCTGCCAGTTTGCTTGCCACATTTCCTGTTCCTGCTTTTCCAGTTCTCATCTCTTGTATTGCTTCATAAGAGTTGCCGTGACAGCTGAATGTTGTTCAGTTTCATGGTCCTGGCAAGTAGTGCTACTCACCCAGAGCAGGTACAGCATGAGACAGAGCAGGACAGCTTCTATTTGTCAGTGTCTCTGGCTCAGGAGTTCCATAGGAGCTGCCTCTCCATGATATCACACCGAGAAAGACAGTAGCTGGAGGACCCAGAACTGCacttaaacatttagtttattacctataatgttacaattctaagtcaagaatataagcttaagtctagaccaatGTTAGCATTTTAGAAGGGTTTCTGAGGGACTCTATGACCTGTCTGGAGTTCAGTGATAAAGTCTTTCTAGATGTTTCCATGAGATTGCTGCAGGTGAAGTTTTCCAGACGCTCCGCTGCTCGGAGGGATTGGATCCATGATGTTATGTTGACATCGCTGGGGGGTCTCAGATTAACTGAGAGGGAGCTCCAGTAATGACCCACTCCTCTAATCCTCCTATAGTCCCttctggagtgataacatcTGGGTTATCAGTCAGCCCAGCTCCTTATCTTCTTTACCTTTGGCCAGTGGCGCTACTCGTAAGGGACATGGTGGGTTGCTTTGGCCCCCCTGCCAGTGCAACCCCCACCAATGTGTAGGGATCCGAAAAACTCCAGGGTCATACATCAAGCCATTTCAAACACACAAAACTCACTGTTTCCACATCCATAAGTCATCCAAGTACAACATATATTGGTTTCTAttcataaatcttattaatacttttgttttcatgatGACCTCTGattctttgttctgtggctGTGGTGTAACTCTGCATACCTGCGTTTATATGCAGGAGGGAGTGACCAGCGGCCAGTATGGTCATCCTGATAGGCAAACGAGTGGTAGAGACATAATGGCTAGCTCATTCCCCCCGACTCATCCTTGCTGCACACATGGGCTTTGATGGGGCCACTGATATCGAGCGGCCACCAGACCTTTGTCTCGTTCCTCTCCTCCCCGtggctcagcaaagcagcagccctcttcagcagcttcaagaTTGGGTAGGGGTATGTCACATGGCAAGGATTTACACCCTGGCCTGTTCAGCCTTTGGCTTCTCAGGGGCAGCTGTGGCAGAGATTAGTCAGGGTGATTTTGGAACCATCTGCTTTTTATTAGCTGCTCTGGGAGTAAGCTACAGGCTGTGCAGAACAGCAAAGAGCCTTCAGGTCATGAGAATTATCAGCGCGGTGACTGAATCACGGATTGTTTGGGTGAGAAGGGACCGCACCTCCTGCTGAGCACATGGTCAGCACCCCCAGGCTGCGCTGGGCTTTGTCCAGCCAGGTCTTAAACCTCTGAGGATGGAAACTGCAcagtttctctgggcaacctgctctacTGCCAGAGTGCCCTCAGAGGGAGGAAGTTTTTCCTTAAATCCAGTCTCAATCTCCATTTCAATTTATGACCATTGGGTCTcatttttctgcccctctgtaAAAATCCTGGCTTCTTGTAGGCACTGGAAAGCTCTCCTcaaagcctcctcttctgcaggctgagcaagctcattttctttctctgctcacagcgcaggtgctccagccataTGACCTGATGGTGGCCCTCCAGTGAGCTTGCTACATTTTATTAACATCTTTCTTGTATTGGGagcccaaaactggacacagtatggaatcattaaggttggaaaagacctctgagatcatcaggtccagctgtcagcccaatACCACGGTGCCTACTAAACCTTGTCCTGAAGTGACACATCTACGtgcttttttaacacctccagggatgcaccactgccctgggcagcctgttccaatgcttcaccactcttccagtaaagagaTTTTACCTGATATCGAATCTGAATCTCCACTGgtgcaactcgaggccatttcctctatCTAACAAGTGCCAATTAAAGGGCAGTAATCACGTCTCTCTTCTGGCTGGGCTCCTCCTGGTGCAGCCCAGTATGCTGTTACCTTGATCATGATCTAGACCATGATCATGAACTAGCAGGGTGGGCTGGTAGCAGCCAGAGAGCATCACTGCAGAGAGCATCAGTCCCTGTGCCGTCCCTCCCTATACTGAATCAGGATACCCATTTGTCACATGCCGGGGTGAGTCATTGGCACAATGCACCCTGACTAACTTGCAGCCACATGTGGCACTGAGCTGTCTGCAGTCTTGGAGCACAGTGTTCAGCCTTCTGGTAGAAATTCAAAATGTACTGAGCCAGCGTGATGTTGAGACCTAAGAAACCAACCTTGCACAACTTCTGATAGGGTCAGTGGGATGCTTATGTCCGCCCTTTCCCCCAGTTCTTAAAATTTGTAAGAGTGCTGAAAACTGAAACCACTTGCTCCATCCTCTGACtcaggagaaggggaggagggaggactGCATCCCTGCACTTTTGGCGCTCTGCCATTCCTTGCATTGTACCATACAAAGTTGTTTGGTGTGCTTTGATTTCCATATGGCAAAACACATCTGTACAAAACATCCAAACATTGTTATCTTACTGTCTTACTGGTCACAGCACAGAATAAGCCTAGAGGTAGCACCTCTGAGAGAAGATGTACAGTATGGTCAAAGCTCCCAGGGACAGGATGGTCACTGATCAGCTATCTTGGAAAGGCACCAAAGTTTGGTTCTGCACCTTCTCGGTTCTGGAGTGGGAGAACATACCCTGTCGGAGAGATTGCTTCTGTTCCTACTTCACCTAGagcagctgagcagcagcaaagtGGCACCTGTTTTCCCCCAAGGAAGCTGGGGGATTTAAGGCAGGATAGCCAATATATTCATTCCCATTGTATTTCGGAAGAAAGGGAAGTTCACCGTATAGCTGGAAAATCTACTCAATGCTGGTATTGTTGCACTGAGACTGGAGGGTGGGCTACACAATGATGTAGTGCAGGAGGTAAGGCCTGGGTAGAACTGCGCTTACAGCAAGGACTACCAAGATTAATTCATACTGCCCTGTAAACAAAGCCTGTACTGTACAGCTGTGATGTTCTGGAGAGCCAAGTGTAGGAAATACgagctgcagctcctgtaaGTTCACGCCCTCCCTCTAGGGTATCGGGCAAGTTATTCTGACTTCTTGAGCACTGGCTTTACACTCTGGAAACTGGGATGATAGCTCAGAAGGCTTTATGGTTTACTTagtttttggaaaatatttgcagtttgaAAACATAGACTCCAGCAGATGTGCTGGAAGAACTGTCAAACAAATGTTGTAAATCCTCGGACTTGGGTAATTTGCTTTCAAAGCTTGATTTTTGGATGTCTGTCTGTTCTGTGGTGCCGGGTCTGTAATAACTTGTTCTGGATTTTAAAAGGTATCTAATGCTGCAGGCTGTTAGAATGATGCATATTAAAACCTTCTCTTTAAAAAGACCTGTAGCCTTGTGCACGTAGATACTGAACCACTTTGCGTTTGGTTTGGGGTATACAGGATGGAAAGGGAAGCTGAGACAATGATATAAGAAATCATTTGTCAAAATAAGTTTTCTAGTTTTTCACGCAGTTCTGTGTTGGAAGCTCCAGACGTGGTGTCAGTCTTTGGTGGCTGAATCACATCGCTGTCCTGGCTTTGCTGCCTGTCTAGGTTTCTGGtctttctgtaacagaaaaattaacattATTCATTTTGATCTTCTAATAACTTAGAAAAGCAGGAACTCTGTGGGTACTGAGCAGCAGTGACCTGAGGGGTACTGAGGCACGCTGAAAATGTGGGCCTTAAGTCCTAAATACTTGAATGTTGCATCAGTCTCAAATAACCTGTTGTTTCCTTAAGGTGAAACCTCagctagaagaaaaagaagggaaaacatttgatgtctTCACTGCGGTGGAGTTTAAAACTCAAGTGGTTGCTGGAACAAACTACTTCATCAAGGTAGAGGACACTGGCAAttgggatttgggtttttttaaattcaaatgcaTAATAGTTGGaatgtgaggtttttttctgtgcttaacTACAGAGGGATGCTTATGATTTGaacttaataaaaaaacccctggacattagaaaacaaaaatccactCCCAACCTCCCTGACTATCTCCCTGTCTGTATTAAATACAGATAAGAGCGCTTCTCTATTTTCATAATGATTTTTACTTGTCAGTTACTTTGTGAAATTTACTTTTGGGGATGATTACACATTTGTGATGTTGAGCACTAATGTTCCGTTAAGCAAAGTCACAAGTGTAAAGACACAGTGAAGTGCCAAACCTGTAGTGGT
This genomic window from Phaenicophaeus curvirostris isolate KB17595 chromosome 1, BPBGC_Pcur_1.0, whole genome shotgun sequence contains:
- the LOC138725377 gene encoding cystatin-B-like isoform X1, coding for MMCGGPSAARAATQETQQIAEEVKPQLEEKEGKTFDVFTAVEFKTQVVAGTNYFIKVHVGNDEFLHLRVFRSLPHENKPLSLHSYQSSKTKDDELAYF
- the LOC138725377 gene encoding cystatin-B-like isoform X2, giving the protein MCWKNCQTNVVNPRTWVKPQLEEKEGKTFDVFTAVEFKTQVVAGTNYFIKVHVGNDEFLHLRVFRSLPHENKPLSLHSYQSSKTKDDELAYF